A genomic window from Purpureocillium takamizusanense chromosome 2, complete sequence includes:
- the LAS21 gene encoding major facilitator super transporter protein, variant 2 (EggNog:ENOG503NW8U~TransMembrane:3 (n11-23c31/32o452-473i480-501o507-524i)~COG:T), with the protein MPRIKSITTGSIPSFVDLILNIDEGDTSSSLAAQDTWLAQLKAARKGKLLMYGDDTWLKLFPDTFDRHDGTSSFFVADFTEVDNNVTRNIAGELANEDWGLMVLHYLGLDHIGHKSGPRSSNMVPKQREMDSIVKTLYEAIEARDHLKSTLLVVCGDHGMNDAGNHGASSPGETSPALIFLSPKLKGIAKPVTAPTKPKGEFDYYNMVEQSDIAPTVAALLGFPVSKNNLGAVIPDFLSFWPTASDKVQILIRNARQILGIVTAAFGDSLFASDAATGPCDPCTLEPTDINELACEWRKLSRLAPAMAAAAVVEEDWLVATSAWLRKAQELMSSMASNYDMSRLFAGQGLAIAATLASVVAAYVLGAHESGLAMPLALVTILYGVMMFASSYVEEEQHFWYWASTIWLAWLGVRAIHRSGRLSTAAWPLTALTMLRLIRSWNQTGQKFAGEPDMVKLLLTPKPQLLWTLICLTYVLAAFQTLPNLSGLPFILATSATSVLVSAAFAFKLAFTAEDAPELVTGFAKALNVRFEGQSLLSRARMVFAVLSLLVVFAAYQSGRGGRHARSSARLLHHLYTLLAMTQSRATNIPLLLLYTVLFECLASADLSVAEITTSSLLFQYASFFASGGSNAISSVDLSSAYNGIGGFNVVAVGVLTFVSNWAGPIFWTSATNLLLLQKRSQGGDAGRHVLRRHLTLLTVFTTASVAFVMAACTALRTHLFIWTVFSPKYLYCMAWSLGQHLVINVAYGSLLFWVGTRQ; encoded by the exons ATGCCACGCATTAAGTCCATCACCACTGGATCTATTCCGTCCTTTGTTGATCTCATTCTCAACATCGATGAGGGGGACACCTCCTCATCGCTCGCCGCTCAGGACACTTGGCTGgcgcagctcaaggccgcccgCAAGGGGAAGCTGCTCAtgtacggcgacgacacaTGGCTCAAACTGTTCCCCGATACGTTCGATCGTCACGATGGAacgtcgagcttcttcgTAGCA GACTTTACCGAGGTCGACAACAATGTCACGAGAAATATTGCTGGTGAGCTTGCAAACGAAGACTGGGGCCTCATGGTTCTCCATTACCTCGGACTGGACCACATCGGGCACAAGTCGGGCCCCAGAAG CTCCAACATGGTTCCGAAGCAACGTGAAATGGATAGCATCGTCAAGACTTTATACGAGGCAATAGAGGCCAGAGACCATCTCAAGTCCACCCTTCTCGTGGTTTGTGGCGACCACGGCATGAACGACGCCGGGAATCATGGCGCGTCGTCCCCAGGCGAGACGTCGCCGGCCCTGATCTTTCTATCccccaagctcaagggcatcgCTAAACCAGTGACGGCTCCTACAAAGCCCAAGGGCGAGTTTGACTACTACAACATGGTTGAACAGTCCGATATTGCGCCGACAGTCGCGGCTCTTCTCGGGTTTCCTGTGTCGAAGAACAATCTGGGCGCCGTCATACCCGACTTCTTATCCTTCTGGCCCACTGCTAGCGATAAGGTGCAGATTCTCATTCGCAACGCCCGCCAGATACTCGGCATAGTCACGGCCGCATTCGGAGACTCCCTGTTCGcgagcgacgccgccactgGTCCCTGCGACCCATGCACGCTGGAACCCACAGATATCAACGAACTGGCATGTGAATGGCGAAAGCTATCTCGCCTGGCCCCAGCCATGGCAGCGGCCGCAGTGGTCGAGGAAGACTGGCTGGTTGCCACCTCGGCGTGGCTACGCAAGGCGCAGGAGCTAATGAGCAGCATGGCCTCCAATTACGACATGTCCAGGCTGTtcgccggccagggcctggCCATAGCCGCCACTCTCGCGAGCGTCGTAGCGGCATACGTTCTGGGGGCCCATGAGAGCGGCCTCGCGATGCCTCTGGCTCTTGTCACGATATTGTACGGTGTTATGATGTTCGCGTCCAGCTACGTtgaggaagagcagcacTTCTGGTACTGGGCGTCTACGatctggctggcctggctcgGCGTTCGGGCCATTCATAG ATCTGGGCGACTTTCCACCGCCGCTTGGCCACTCACAGCCTTGACCATGCTGCGCCTGATCCGCAGCTGGAATCAGACAGGGCAGAAGTTCGCCGGCGAACCCGACATGGTCAAGCTCCTCCTCACACCTAAGCCGCAGCTGCTCTGGACACTCATCTGCCTTACTTATGTGCTGGCAGCCTTCCAGACCCTGCCCAACCTGAGCGGCCTTCCCTTCATCCTCGCCACGTCCGCCACGTCGgtcctcgtctccgccgcgTTCGCCTTCAAGCTAGCTttcacggccgaggacgccccAGAGTTGGTCACCGGCTtcgccaaggcgctcaacgTGCGCTTCGAGGGCCAGTCTCTGCTGTCCAGAGCGCGCATGGTCTTTGCCGTCCTATCTCTGCtggtcgtcttcgccgcctaCCAGAGCGGTAGGGGCGGACGCCATGCCCGGTCTTCAG CTCGTCTGCTTCACCACCTCTACACGCTGCTCGCCATGACCCAGTCCCGAGCAACCAATAtcccgctcctcctgctctACACGGTTCTCTTCGAGTGCCTCGCGTCCGCCGACCTCAGCGTCGCCGAGATCACCACCTCGTCGTTGCTCTTCCAATATGCGtccttcttcgcctcgggcggctcCAATGCCATCTCCTCGGTCGACCTGTCGAGCGCCTACAATGGCATCGGCGGCTtcaacgtcgtcgccgtcggcgtcctcaCCTTTGTCAGCAACTGGGCCGGCCCCATCTTCTGGACCTCGGCCACCAACCTCCTGTTGCTGCAAAAGCgcagccagggcggcgatgctggccgtcatgtcctccgccgccacctcacGCTCCTGACCGTCTTCACAACGGCGAGCGTCGCGTTTGTCATGGCGGCGTGCACCGCGCTGAGGACGCACTTGTTCATCTGGACAGTCTTTTCGCCAAAGTACCTCTACTGCATGGCGTGGAGCCTCGGCCAGCACTTGGTCATCAATGTGGCGTACGGCAGTCTGCTGTTCTGGGTGGGGACACGGCAATGA
- the LAS21 gene encoding major facilitator super transporter protein (EggNog:ENOG503NW8U~TransMembrane:11 (n11-23c31/32o452-473i480-501o507-524i573-590o596-615i648-666o697-718i725-744o756-784i805-830o842-863i)~COG:T), whose amino-acid sequence MMAASKTGFPASTLLLALANLLIPVSVIVFATGFFPYKPFIPGLAEYEALEYGPPPEPPFDRMVFMVVDALRSDFVYAEGSGFQFTQSLIRDGAAIPFTANARSPTVTMPRIKSITTGSIPSFVDLILNIDEGDTSSSLAAQDTWLAQLKAARKGKLLMYGDDTWLKLFPDTFDRHDGTSSFFVADFTEVDNNVTRNIAGELANEDWGLMVLHYLGLDHIGHKSGPRSSNMVPKQREMDSIVKTLYEAIEARDHLKSTLLVVCGDHGMNDAGNHGASSPGETSPALIFLSPKLKGIAKPVTAPTKPKGEFDYYNMVEQSDIAPTVAALLGFPVSKNNLGAVIPDFLSFWPTASDKVQILIRNARQILGIVTAAFGDSLFASDAATGPCDPCTLEPTDINELACEWRKLSRLAPAMAAAAVVEEDWLVATSAWLRKAQELMSSMASNYDMSRLFAGQGLAIAATLASVVAAYVLGAHESGLAMPLALVTILYGVMMFASSYVEEEQHFWYWASTIWLAWLGVRAIHRSGRLSTAAWPLTALTMLRLIRSWNQTGQKFAGEPDMVKLLLTPKPQLLWTLICLTYVLAAFQTLPNLSGLPFILATSATSVLVSAAFAFKLAFTAEDAPELVTGFAKALNVRFEGQSLLSRARMVFAVLSLLVVFAAYQSGRGGRHARSSARLLHHLYTLLAMTQSRATNIPLLLLYTVLFECLASADLSVAEITTSSLLFQYASFFASGGSNAISSVDLSSAYNGIGGFNVVAVGVLTFVSNWAGPIFWTSATNLLLLQKRSQGGDAGRHVLRRHLTLLTVFTTASVAFVMAACTALRTHLFIWTVFSPKYLYCMAWSLGQHLVINVAYGSLLFWVGTRQ is encoded by the exons atgatggcggcctccAAGACAGGCTTCCCGGCCAGCACACTGCTGCTGGCATTGGCCAATCTCTTGATACCCGTCTCCGTGATAGTCTTTGCCACGGGATTCTTCCCATACAAGCCATTCATTCCTGGCCTAGCTGAATACGAGGCTCTAGAAtatgggccgccgcctgagCCTCCGTTCGACAGGATGGTCTTCATGGTAGTCGACGCGCTGAGAAG CGACTTTGTGTATGCAGAGGGTTCTGGTTTTCAGTTCACGCAGAG TCTCATacgagacggcgcggccatCCCTTTCACCGCAAATGCTCGATCTCCCACTGTGACGATGCCACGCATTAAGTCCATCACCACTGGATCTATTCCGTCCTTTGTTGATCTCATTCTCAACATCGATGAGGGGGACACCTCCTCATCGCTCGCCGCTCAGGACACTTGGCTGgcgcagctcaaggccgcccgCAAGGGGAAGCTGCTCAtgtacggcgacgacacaTGGCTCAAACTGTTCCCCGATACGTTCGATCGTCACGATGGAacgtcgagcttcttcgTAGCA GACTTTACCGAGGTCGACAACAATGTCACGAGAAATATTGCTGGTGAGCTTGCAAACGAAGACTGGGGCCTCATGGTTCTCCATTACCTCGGACTGGACCACATCGGGCACAAGTCGGGCCCCAGAAG CTCCAACATGGTTCCGAAGCAACGTGAAATGGATAGCATCGTCAAGACTTTATACGAGGCAATAGAGGCCAGAGACCATCTCAAGTCCACCCTTCTCGTGGTTTGTGGCGACCACGGCATGAACGACGCCGGGAATCATGGCGCGTCGTCCCCAGGCGAGACGTCGCCGGCCCTGATCTTTCTATCccccaagctcaagggcatcgCTAAACCAGTGACGGCTCCTACAAAGCCCAAGGGCGAGTTTGACTACTACAACATGGTTGAACAGTCCGATATTGCGCCGACAGTCGCGGCTCTTCTCGGGTTTCCTGTGTCGAAGAACAATCTGGGCGCCGTCATACCCGACTTCTTATCCTTCTGGCCCACTGCTAGCGATAAGGTGCAGATTCTCATTCGCAACGCCCGCCAGATACTCGGCATAGTCACGGCCGCATTCGGAGACTCCCTGTTCGcgagcgacgccgccactgGTCCCTGCGACCCATGCACGCTGGAACCCACAGATATCAACGAACTGGCATGTGAATGGCGAAAGCTATCTCGCCTGGCCCCAGCCATGGCAGCGGCCGCAGTGGTCGAGGAAGACTGGCTGGTTGCCACCTCGGCGTGGCTACGCAAGGCGCAGGAGCTAATGAGCAGCATGGCCTCCAATTACGACATGTCCAGGCTGTtcgccggccagggcctggCCATAGCCGCCACTCTCGCGAGCGTCGTAGCGGCATACGTTCTGGGGGCCCATGAGAGCGGCCTCGCGATGCCTCTGGCTCTTGTCACGATATTGTACGGTGTTATGATGTTCGCGTCCAGCTACGTtgaggaagagcagcacTTCTGGTACTGGGCGTCTACGatctggctggcctggctcgGCGTTCGGGCCATTCATAG ATCTGGGCGACTTTCCACCGCCGCTTGGCCACTCACAGCCTTGACCATGCTGCGCCTGATCCGCAGCTGGAATCAGACAGGGCAGAAGTTCGCCGGCGAACCCGACATGGTCAAGCTCCTCCTCACACCTAAGCCGCAGCTGCTCTGGACACTCATCTGCCTTACTTATGTGCTGGCAGCCTTCCAGACCCTGCCCAACCTGAGCGGCCTTCCCTTCATCCTCGCCACGTCCGCCACGTCGgtcctcgtctccgccgcgTTCGCCTTCAAGCTAGCTttcacggccgaggacgccccAGAGTTGGTCACCGGCTtcgccaaggcgctcaacgTGCGCTTCGAGGGCCAGTCTCTGCTGTCCAGAGCGCGCATGGTCTTTGCCGTCCTATCTCTGCtggtcgtcttcgccgcctaCCAGAGCGGTAGGGGCGGACGCCATGCCCGGTCTTCAG CTCGTCTGCTTCACCACCTCTACACGCTGCTCGCCATGACCCAGTCCCGAGCAACCAATAtcccgctcctcctgctctACACGGTTCTCTTCGAGTGCCTCGCGTCCGCCGACCTCAGCGTCGCCGAGATCACCACCTCGTCGTTGCTCTTCCAATATGCGtccttcttcgcctcgggcggctcCAATGCCATCTCCTCGGTCGACCTGTCGAGCGCCTACAATGGCATCGGCGGCTtcaacgtcgtcgccgtcggcgtcctcaCCTTTGTCAGCAACTGGGCCGGCCCCATCTTCTGGACCTCGGCCACCAACCTCCTGTTGCTGCAAAAGCgcagccagggcggcgatgctggccgtcatgtcctccgccgccacctcacGCTCCTGACCGTCTTCACAACGGCGAGCGTCGCGTTTGTCATGGCGGCGTGCACCGCGCTGAGGACGCACTTGTTCATCTGGACAGTCTTTTCGCCAAAGTACCTCTACTGCATGGCGTGGAGCCTCGGCCAGCACTTGGTCATCAATGTGGCGTACGGCAGTCTGCTGTTCTGGGTGGGGACACGGCAATGA
- the LAS21 gene encoding major facilitator super transporter protein, variant 4 (EggNog:ENOG503NW8U~TransMembrane:11 (o243-264i271-292o298-315i364-381o387-406i439-457o488-509i516-535o547-575i596-621o633-654i)~COG:T) — protein MMAASKTGFPASTLLLALANLLIPVSVIVFATGFFPYKPFIPGLAEYEALEYGPPPEPPFDRMVFMVVDALRSDFVYAEGSGFQFTQSLIRDGAAIPFTANARSPTVTMPRIKSITTGSIPSFVDLILNIDEGDTSSSLAAQDTWLAQLKAARKGKLLMYGDDTWLKLFPDTFDRHDGTSSFFVADFTEVDNNVTRNIAGELANEDWGLMVLHYLGLDHIGHKSGPRSSNMVPKQREMDSIVKTLYEAIEARDHLKSTLLVVCGDHGMNDAGNHGASSPGETSPALIFLSPKLKGIAKPVTAPTKPKGEFDYYNMVEQSDIAPTVAALLGFPVSKNNLGAVIPDFLSFWPTASDKVQILIRNARQILGIVTAAFGDSLFASDAATGPCDPCTLEPTDINELACEWRKLSRLAPAMAAAAVVEEDWLVATSAWLRKAQELMSSMASNYDMSRLFAGQGLAIAATLASVVAAYVLGAHESGLAMPLALVTILYGVMMFASSYVEEEQHFWYWASTIWLAWLGVRAIHRWAARHRDSPGEPYTDFVIDLGDFPPPLGHSQP, from the exons atgatggcggcctccAAGACAGGCTTCCCGGCCAGCACACTGCTGCTGGCATTGGCCAATCTCTTGATACCCGTCTCCGTGATAGTCTTTGCCACGGGATTCTTCCCATACAAGCCATTCATTCCTGGCCTAGCTGAATACGAGGCTCTAGAAtatgggccgccgcctgagCCTCCGTTCGACAGGATGGTCTTCATGGTAGTCGACGCGCTGAGAAG CGACTTTGTGTATGCAGAGGGTTCTGGTTTTCAGTTCACGCAGAG TCTCATacgagacggcgcggccatCCCTTTCACCGCAAATGCTCGATCTCCCACTGTGACGATGCCACGCATTAAGTCCATCACCACTGGATCTATTCCGTCCTTTGTTGATCTCATTCTCAACATCGATGAGGGGGACACCTCCTCATCGCTCGCCGCTCAGGACACTTGGCTGgcgcagctcaaggccgcccgCAAGGGGAAGCTGCTCAtgtacggcgacgacacaTGGCTCAAACTGTTCCCCGATACGTTCGATCGTCACGATGGAacgtcgagcttcttcgTAGCA GACTTTACCGAGGTCGACAACAATGTCACGAGAAATATTGCTGGTGAGCTTGCAAACGAAGACTGGGGCCTCATGGTTCTCCATTACCTCGGACTGGACCACATCGGGCACAAGTCGGGCCCCAGAAG CTCCAACATGGTTCCGAAGCAACGTGAAATGGATAGCATCGTCAAGACTTTATACGAGGCAATAGAGGCCAGAGACCATCTCAAGTCCACCCTTCTCGTGGTTTGTGGCGACCACGGCATGAACGACGCCGGGAATCATGGCGCGTCGTCCCCAGGCGAGACGTCGCCGGCCCTGATCTTTCTATCccccaagctcaagggcatcgCTAAACCAGTGACGGCTCCTACAAAGCCCAAGGGCGAGTTTGACTACTACAACATGGTTGAACAGTCCGATATTGCGCCGACAGTCGCGGCTCTTCTCGGGTTTCCTGTGTCGAAGAACAATCTGGGCGCCGTCATACCCGACTTCTTATCCTTCTGGCCCACTGCTAGCGATAAGGTGCAGATTCTCATTCGCAACGCCCGCCAGATACTCGGCATAGTCACGGCCGCATTCGGAGACTCCCTGTTCGcgagcgacgccgccactgGTCCCTGCGACCCATGCACGCTGGAACCCACAGATATCAACGAACTGGCATGTGAATGGCGAAAGCTATCTCGCCTGGCCCCAGCCATGGCAGCGGCCGCAGTGGTCGAGGAAGACTGGCTGGTTGCCACCTCGGCGTGGCTACGCAAGGCGCAGGAGCTAATGAGCAGCATGGCCTCCAATTACGACATGTCCAGGCTGTtcgccggccagggcctggCCATAGCCGCCACTCTCGCGAGCGTCGTAGCGGCATACGTTCTGGGGGCCCATGAGAGCGGCCTCGCGATGCCTCTGGCTCTTGTCACGATATTGTACGGTGTTATGATGTTCGCGTCCAGCTACGTtgaggaagagcagcacTTCTGGTACTGGGCGTCTACGatctggctggcctggctcgGCGTTCGGGCCATTCATAGGTGGGCGGCCAGACACAGAGACAGCCCGGGCGAACCGTATACTGATTTCGTTATAGATCTGGGCGACTTTCCACCGCCGCTTGGCCACTCACAGCCTTGA
- the pli1 gene encoding E3 SUMO-protein ligase pli1 (COG:K~EggNog:ENOG503NYWT) — protein MASPVPAISKQEVSSLLRQVQGNSLFNRQLSSVCQVNGLKSTGVKADLQARIVDLIQTTVNANDASRFQQVRQSILNASAQRGSPSSKSVTSRVSNASTSAQYHASMPALNASQAFNRGYQNGHSPGSLYGVGASSLAFRSSPFYQIEAQIGTVRACEVMSQHRNTISIPIRLTDHEALRRCLGVTGSKNTPHKVMVFCASDPHGLQDVAFPHQSELRVNKVDIKANLRGLKNKPGSTRPVDITKELHLRSSYVNTVEFTYALTQKKFYLAVYVCKTTSVDELVNIVATRRRIPKMAVVAELTKKAQDPDVVATSQVLSLKCPLSYMRLVTPCRGLACTHIQCFDATSYLQLQEQGPQWLCPICNKSVPFTQLAVDDYAKDILESTPKSLESVTIEPTGQWSIKTAQESDHADGINGASVDDDDLVEISEVSIVGRRFETPKNVTPRVSTPASSGRGSSANGPRGIASTSAKRPAPTIIDLTGDSDDDDDEPIQRPHKRQATSANSSGRDSGSLAFPGPDPVFFRMP, from the exons atggcgtctCCCGTGCCGGCCATCTCCAAGCAGGAGGTGTCGAGTCTGTTGCGGCAGGTGCAAGGCAACAGCCTGTTCAACCGCCAGCTGTCGTCGGTCTGCCAGGTGAACGGGCTGAAGAGCACCGGGGTCAAGGCGGACCTCCAGGCACGCATTGTCGACC TCATTCAAACAACCGtcaacgccaacgacgcctCGCGGTTCCAGCAGGTGCGACAGAGCATTCTCAATGCTTCCGCACAGCGCGGAAGCCCTTCGTCAAAGAGCGTCACCTCTAGAGTTTCCAACGCGTCCACGTCTGCGCAGTATCACGCCTCCATGCCTGCGTTAAATGCCAGCCAGGCGTTTAATCGTGGTTACCAAAACGGTCATTCGCCTGGTAGTCTGTATGGCGTCGGCGCATCCTCCCTCGCCTTTCGGTCGAGCCCCTTTTATCAGATTGAAGCACAGATTGGCACGGTCCGAGCATGTGAAG TCATGTCGCAGCATAGGAACACGATATCGATTCCCATCAGGCTCACCGACCATGAGGCTCTTCGGCGGTGTCTTGGAGTCACGGGGTCCAAAAACACGCCGCACAAAGTCATGGTATTCTGTGCGAGCGACCCTCATGGTTTGCAGGATGTTGCTTTCCCGCACCAGTCGGAACTACGGGTCAACAAAGTCGACATCAAAGCAAACCTTCGTGGCCTGAAGAACAAACCCGGCTCAACGAGACCGGTGGACATAACCAAGGAGCTTCACCTCAGGTCGTCATACGTCAACACGGTTGAGTTTACCTACGCGTTGACTCAGAAG AAATTCTACTTGGCGGTCTATGTGTGTAAAACGACttccgtcgacgagctcgtcaaTATAGTTGCCACCCGCCGTCGCATTCCCAAAATGGCTGTTGTGGCTGAAT TGACCAAAAAGGCCCAAGATCCCGACGTAGTAGCCACGTCCCAGGTCCTGTCGCTGAAGTGCCCGTTGTCATACATGCGGCTCGTGACGCCCTGCCGTGGCCTCGCCTGCACGCATATTCAATGTTTTGATGCCACGTCCTACCTCCAGCTTCAGGAACAGGGACCTCAGTGGCTCTGTCCTATTTGCAATAAGTCTGTGCCATTTACTCAGCTGGCCGTGGATGA TTATGCAAAAGACATACTGGAGAGTACGCCGAAGAGCCTAGAGTCGGTCACAATTGAGCCAACTGGCCAATGGTCAATCAAGACAGCTCAAGAATCTGATCATGCCGACGGCATAAATGGAGCTTcagtggacgacgacgacctcgtgGAGATATCAGAAGTCAGCATCGTCGGTCGACGGTTCGAGACACCCAAGAACGTCACGCCGCGAGTCAGCACACCTGCCTCTTCTGGCAGAGGCAGCTCAGCCAACGGCCCCAGAGGCATTGCATCGACCAGCGCCAAACGACCAGCGCCAACTATCATTGACCTGACGGGAGACtcggatgacgatgatgatgagcccATTCAGCGCCCTCACAAGAGGCAAGCTACGTCAGCGAATAGTAGTGGTCGCGATTCCGGCAGTCTCGCATTCCCGGGCCCTGATCCCGTGTTCTTCCGAATGCCTTGA
- the LAS21 gene encoding major facilitator super transporter protein, variant 3 (EggNog:ENOG503NW8U~COG:T~TransMembrane:11 (o344-365i372-393o399-416i465-482o488-507i540-558o589-610i617-636o648-676i697-722o734-755i)), whose amino-acid sequence MVLHYLGLDHIGHKSGPRSSNMVPKQREMDSIVKTLYEAIEARDHLKSTLLVVCGDHGMNDAGNHGASSPGETSPALIFLSPKLKGIAKPVTAPTKPKGEFDYYNMVEQSDIAPTVAALLGFPVSKNNLGAVIPDFLSFWPTASDKVQILIRNARQILGIVTAAFGDSLFASDAATGPCDPCTLEPTDINELACEWRKLSRLAPAMAAAAVVEEDWLVATSAWLRKAQELMSSMASNYDMSRLFAGQGLAIAATLASVVAAYVLGAHESGLAMPLALVTILYGVMMFASSYVEEEQHFWYWASTIWLAWLGVRAIHRSGRLSTAAWPLTALTMLRLIRSWNQTGQKFAGEPDMVKLLLTPKPQLLWTLICLTYVLAAFQTLPNLSGLPFILATSATSVLVSAAFAFKLAFTAEDAPELVTGFAKALNVRFEGQSLLSRARMVFAVLSLLVVFAAYQSGRGGRHARSSARLLHHLYTLLAMTQSRATNIPLLLLYTVLFECLASADLSVAEITTSSLLFQYASFFASGGSNAISSVDLSSAYNGIGGFNVVAVGVLTFVSNWAGPIFWTSATNLLLLQKRSQGGDAGRHVLRRHLTLLTVFTTASVAFVMAACTALRTHLFIWTVFSPKYLYCMAWSLGQHLVINVAYGSLLFWVGTRQ is encoded by the exons ATGGTTCTCCATTACCTCGGACTGGACCACATCGGGCACAAGTCGGGCCCCAGAAG CTCCAACATGGTTCCGAAGCAACGTGAAATGGATAGCATCGTCAAGACTTTATACGAGGCAATAGAGGCCAGAGACCATCTCAAGTCCACCCTTCTCGTGGTTTGTGGCGACCACGGCATGAACGACGCCGGGAATCATGGCGCGTCGTCCCCAGGCGAGACGTCGCCGGCCCTGATCTTTCTATCccccaagctcaagggcatcgCTAAACCAGTGACGGCTCCTACAAAGCCCAAGGGCGAGTTTGACTACTACAACATGGTTGAACAGTCCGATATTGCGCCGACAGTCGCGGCTCTTCTCGGGTTTCCTGTGTCGAAGAACAATCTGGGCGCCGTCATACCCGACTTCTTATCCTTCTGGCCCACTGCTAGCGATAAGGTGCAGATTCTCATTCGCAACGCCCGCCAGATACTCGGCATAGTCACGGCCGCATTCGGAGACTCCCTGTTCGcgagcgacgccgccactgGTCCCTGCGACCCATGCACGCTGGAACCCACAGATATCAACGAACTGGCATGTGAATGGCGAAAGCTATCTCGCCTGGCCCCAGCCATGGCAGCGGCCGCAGTGGTCGAGGAAGACTGGCTGGTTGCCACCTCGGCGTGGCTACGCAAGGCGCAGGAGCTAATGAGCAGCATGGCCTCCAATTACGACATGTCCAGGCTGTtcgccggccagggcctggCCATAGCCGCCACTCTCGCGAGCGTCGTAGCGGCATACGTTCTGGGGGCCCATGAGAGCGGCCTCGCGATGCCTCTGGCTCTTGTCACGATATTGTACGGTGTTATGATGTTCGCGTCCAGCTACGTtgaggaagagcagcacTTCTGGTACTGGGCGTCTACGatctggctggcctggctcgGCGTTCGGGCCATTCATAG ATCTGGGCGACTTTCCACCGCCGCTTGGCCACTCACAGCCTTGACCATGCTGCGCCTGATCCGCAGCTGGAATCAGACAGGGCAGAAGTTCGCCGGCGAACCCGACATGGTCAAGCTCCTCCTCACACCTAAGCCGCAGCTGCTCTGGACACTCATCTGCCTTACTTATGTGCTGGCAGCCTTCCAGACCCTGCCCAACCTGAGCGGCCTTCCCTTCATCCTCGCCACGTCCGCCACGTCGgtcctcgtctccgccgcgTTCGCCTTCAAGCTAGCTttcacggccgaggacgccccAGAGTTGGTCACCGGCTtcgccaaggcgctcaacgTGCGCTTCGAGGGCCAGTCTCTGCTGTCCAGAGCGCGCATGGTCTTTGCCGTCCTATCTCTGCtggtcgtcttcgccgcctaCCAGAGCGGTAGGGGCGGACGCCATGCCCGGTCTTCAG CTCGTCTGCTTCACCACCTCTACACGCTGCTCGCCATGACCCAGTCCCGAGCAACCAATAtcccgctcctcctgctctACACGGTTCTCTTCGAGTGCCTCGCGTCCGCCGACCTCAGCGTCGCCGAGATCACCACCTCGTCGTTGCTCTTCCAATATGCGtccttcttcgcctcgggcggctcCAATGCCATCTCCTCGGTCGACCTGTCGAGCGCCTACAATGGCATCGGCGGCTtcaacgtcgtcgccgtcggcgtcctcaCCTTTGTCAGCAACTGGGCCGGCCCCATCTTCTGGACCTCGGCCACCAACCTCCTGTTGCTGCAAAAGCgcagccagggcggcgatgctggccgtcatgtcctccgccgccacctcacGCTCCTGACCGTCTTCACAACGGCGAGCGTCGCGTTTGTCATGGCGGCGTGCACCGCGCTGAGGACGCACTTGTTCATCTGGACAGTCTTTTCGCCAAAGTACCTCTACTGCATGGCGTGGAGCCTCGGCCAGCACTTGGTCATCAATGTGGCGTACGGCAGTCTGCTGTTCTGGGTGGGGACACGGCAATGA
- a CDS encoding uncharacterized protein (COG:S~EggNog:ENOG503P7AT), translated as MAKSSRSSTKKANNRRKAASVFGPAEIARNERLSAKLLELAKQPKPETSDVNMDAVEDDAAVAEEHVADDADDTAMDVDSKKASRTRIDKKRIGKRKAKKSKIVFPKYSDRAGKKKGGK; from the exons ATGGCCAAGAGCTCCCGTTCAAGCACGAAAAAGGCGAACAACCGGCGAAAGGCCGCGTCTGTGTTCGGCCCTGCGGAGATCGCCCGCAATGAGCGCCTGTcggccaagctgctcgagctggcAAAGCAGCCCAAGCCCGAGACTTCAGACGTCAACATGGATG cggtcgaggacgatgcaGCAGTAGCTGAAGAGCACGTTgcggacgatgccgacgacacAG CCATGGACGTCGACTCCAAGAAGGCGTCCAGGACGCGCATTGACAAAAAACGCATCGGCAAGAGAAAGGCCAAAAAGTCCAAGATTGTGTTTCCTAAATACAGCGACAGGGCCGGCAAAAAGAAGGGTGGCAAGTAA